Proteins encoded by one window of Corythoichthys intestinalis isolate RoL2023-P3 chromosome 20, ASM3026506v1, whole genome shotgun sequence:
- the LOC130909034 gene encoding musculin gives MEPDEQVAMSTGWDEEEGERGLKETQRDAANARERARMRVLSKAFSRLKTTLPWVPPDTKLSKLDTLRLASSYISHLRRLLQDQPLDDTFVTSTSLTWPFETSGHSEDRGDSCSKTRTRLCGATA, from the exons ATGGAACCTGACGAGCAGGTGGCCATGTCCACCGGCTGGGACGAGGAGGAAGGAGAACGCGGATTAAAAGAGACGCAGAGGGACGCAGCCAATGCTCGTGAGAGGGCCAGGATGAGAGTCTTGAGCAAAGCCTTCTCTAGGCTGAAGACCACCCTGCCTTGGGTGCCTCCAGATACAAAGCTGTCCAAGCTGGACACACTACGGCTGGCTTCAAGCTACATCTCGCACCTTAGGCGACTGCTACAGGACCAACCGCTGGATGACACCTTTGTGACGAGCACAAGTCTG ACGTGGCCATTTGAGACATCAGGACACTCGGAAGACAGAGGAGACTCTTGTTCCAAGACCAGGACGAGACTTTGTGGCGCAACGGCCTGA